A genome region from Staphylococcus capitis subsp. capitis includes the following:
- a CDS encoding tRNA1(Val) (adenine(37)-N6)-methyltransferase — MLKENERLDCLIKEGYEIIQNDDVFSFSTDALLLGHLIEVRKNDRIMDLCSGNGVIPLLLAAKCNQKIEAIEIQDQLVEMARRSFVHNSLDERLTMYLMDLNNVYDTFKPSQYTLVTCNPPYFKVNQLNQHQKEAHKIARHEVMCDFTDCVKAARHLLKEGGRFIVVHRADRLMDVLTEMRNGKIEPKKLTFVYSKANKSAQTIVVEGRKGGKQGLDIQQPFYIYNQDGTYSDEMKGIYYG; from the coding sequence ATGCTTAAAGAAAATGAGAGATTAGATTGTTTAATTAAAGAGGGGTATGAGATTATTCAAAATGATGATGTGTTTTCTTTTTCAACAGATGCACTGTTATTAGGACATTTGATTGAAGTTAGAAAAAACGATCGAATCATGGACTTATGTTCTGGAAACGGTGTTATACCTTTGCTATTAGCCGCAAAGTGCAATCAAAAGATAGAAGCCATTGAAATTCAAGACCAATTAGTAGAAATGGCTCGTCGCAGTTTTGTACACAATAGCTTAGATGAGAGACTTACAATGTATCTGATGGATTTGAACAATGTATATGACACCTTCAAACCTTCTCAATATACTTTAGTCACATGTAACCCACCTTATTTTAAAGTGAATCAACTGAATCAACATCAAAAAGAAGCGCATAAAATAGCACGTCATGAGGTAATGTGTGATTTCACTGATTGCGTTAAAGCTGCACGGCATTTGCTTAAGGAAGGTGGACGATTTATCGTCGTACATCGTGCGGATAGGCTTATGGATGTCTTAACTGAAATGAGAAATGGTAAAATTGAACCTAAGAAACTCACTTTTGTATACAGTAAAGCTAATAAATCAGCACAAACGATTGTAGTTGAGGGACGAAAAGGTGGGAAACAAGGACTAGATATACAGCAACCTTTTTATATTTACAATCAAGATGGTACATATAGTGATGAAATGAAAGGCATATATTATGGATAG
- the yabA gene encoding DNA replication initiation control protein YabA, translating to MNRNELFERLMRLERNVGQLTNDMTELKDLAVELVEENVALQVENDNLKRLMEKDEQSESNNEERSHSKHVKTPSPSKDNLAMLYREGFHICKGELFGKHRHGEDCLLCLNVLSD from the coding sequence TTGAATAGAAATGAATTATTCGAGAGATTAATGCGACTTGAACGAAATGTAGGACAATTAACGAACGATATGACTGAACTCAAAGATTTAGCTGTTGAACTTGTTGAAGAGAATGTGGCGTTGCAAGTTGAAAATGATAATCTAAAAAGATTGATGGAGAAAGACGAGCAGTCAGAATCTAACAATGAAGAAAGAAGTCATTCAAAGCACGTTAAAACGCCTTCTCCAAGTAAAGATAATTTAGCTATGTTATATCGAGAAGGATTTCATATATGTAAAGGCGAATTGTTTGGAAAACACAGACACGGAGAAGATTGCCTACTGTGTTTAAATGTATTAAGTGATTAA
- a CDS encoding stage 0 sporulation family protein: MPNVVGVQFQKAGKLEYYAPNQLNVNVGDWVVVESKRGIEIGIVKFPPKDVANEDVTLPLKEIIRVVNEEDEEQYYNNERDAKQALELCKRVVKEQNLDMRLVNCEYTLDKSKVIFNFTADDRIDFRKLVKVLAQNLKTRIELRQIGVRDEAKLLGGIGPCGRSLCCSTFLGDFEPVSIKMAKDQNLSLNPTKISGACGRLMCCLKYENDYYEEARAQLPDVGELVQTPDGSGKVIGLNILDISMQVKIEGLEQPLEYKMEEIEAFN, encoded by the coding sequence ATGCCAAATGTTGTAGGTGTTCAGTTTCAAAAAGCAGGGAAATTGGAATATTATGCGCCTAACCAACTAAATGTGAACGTTGGCGATTGGGTGGTCGTTGAGTCTAAACGAGGCATTGAAATAGGTATTGTAAAATTCCCGCCGAAAGATGTCGCTAATGAAGATGTTACTTTACCTTTAAAGGAGATTATTCGAGTAGTCAATGAAGAAGATGAAGAACAATATTATAATAATGAGCGCGACGCAAAACAGGCTTTAGAACTTTGTAAGAGAGTGGTAAAGGAACAAAATTTGGATATGCGTTTAGTAAATTGTGAATACACACTAGATAAGTCGAAGGTTATTTTCAATTTTACTGCAGATGACCGTATTGATTTTCGAAAATTAGTTAAGGTATTGGCACAAAATTTAAAAACAAGAATTGAATTACGACAAATTGGCGTAAGAGATGAAGCGAAGTTATTAGGTGGTATTGGGCCATGCGGTCGTTCGCTTTGTTGTTCAACATTTTTAGGCGACTTTGAACCTGTATCTATTAAAATGGCTAAGGATCAAAACCTATCATTGAATCCAACTAAAATTTCAGGAGCATGTGGGCGGTTAATGTGTTGTTTGAAATATGAAAATGATTATTACGAAGAAGCAAGAGCACAGTTGCCCGATGTTGGTGAGTTAGTTCAAACTCCTGATGGAAGTGGAAAAGTTATAGGTTTAAATATTTTAGATATTTCAATGCAAGTAAAAATAGAAGGACTTGAACAACCATTAGAGTACAAAATGGAAGAAATTGAAGCGTTTAACTAA
- a CDS encoding DNA polymerase III subunit delta' has translation MDEQQQLAHAYHSNKLSHAYLFEGDDAQTMKHVAINFAKLILCAEDSQCELKVDTFNHPDFMYVSSDENTIKKEQIERLVHYMNQLPIEGRYKVYIIEDFEKLTVQGENSILKFLEEPPENTIAILLSTKPEQILDTIHSRCQHVYFKPIDRKQFIERLVEASLTKPVAEMISTYTTQVETAIALNEEYDLTALRKSVIRWCELILSNKPMAMIGIIDLLKQAKNRKLQLLTLAAVNGFFEDMMHAKVNIDNHFIYSDLSVEMKKYAESLTFNQMTLMYDQLTEAHKKLNQNVNPTLVFEQIVIRGVR, from the coding sequence ATGGATGAACAACAACAGTTAGCTCATGCATATCATTCGAATAAGTTATCACACGCTTATTTATTTGAGGGTGACGATGCTCAAACTATGAAACATGTAGCTATTAACTTTGCTAAGTTGATTTTGTGTGCAGAGGATAGCCAGTGCGAACTGAAAGTTGATACATTTAATCATCCTGATTTTATGTATGTTTCTTCTGATGAGAACACGATTAAGAAAGAACAAATAGAAAGACTCGTACACTATATGAATCAATTGCCGATTGAAGGACGCTATAAAGTGTATATTATCGAAGATTTTGAAAAATTAACTGTTCAAGGTGAAAATAGTATACTAAAATTTTTAGAAGAACCACCAGAGAATACAATCGCGATTTTATTATCGACTAAACCAGAACAAATCTTGGATACGATACATTCTAGGTGTCAACATGTTTATTTTAAGCCAATTGATAGAAAACAGTTTATTGAGCGATTGGTTGAAGCATCACTAACTAAACCTGTTGCTGAAATGATAAGTACATACACAACTCAAGTTGAGACAGCAATAGCATTGAATGAAGAATATGATTTAACTGCTTTAAGAAAGTCAGTTATCCGTTGGTGTGAACTTATTTTATCTAATAAACCAATGGCGATGATTGGTATTATTGATTTGCTTAAACAGGCTAAGAATCGCAAATTACAATTGTTAACATTAGCAGCAGTAAATGGTTTTTTTGAAGACATGATGCATGCAAAAGTAAATATAGATAATCATTTTATATATAGTGATTTGAGTGTGGAAATGAAAAAATACGCGGAAAGTTTAACGTTTAATCAAATGACTCTGATGTATGACCAACTGACTGAAGCTCATAAGAAATTAAATCAAAACGTTAATCCAACACTCGTATTTGAACAAATAGTAATAAGAGGTGTGAGATGA
- a CDS encoding cyclic-di-AMP receptor, which translates to MKMIIAIVQDQDSQELSDQLVKNNFRATKLATTGGFLRAGNTTFLCGVNDERVEELLTVIDNTCGNREQLVSPITPMGGSADSYIPYPVEVEVGGATVFVMPIEAFHQF; encoded by the coding sequence ATGAAGATGATTATAGCGATCGTCCAAGATCAAGATAGTCAAGAACTTTCAGACCAACTCGTAAAAAATAATTTTAGAGCAACTAAATTGGCTACTACAGGCGGATTTTTAAGAGCCGGTAATACTACATTCTTATGTGGTGTTAATGATGAACGTGTTGAAGAACTATTAACGGTTATTGATAACACTTGTGGTAATAGAGAACAACTTGTTTCTCCAATTACTCCAATGGGTGGTAGTGCTGATTCATATATTCCATATCCAGTTGAAGTTGAAGTAGGTGGAGCAACAGTATTTGTTATGCCAATCGAGGCCTTTCACCAATTTTAA
- the tmk gene encoding dTMP kinase, translated as MSAFITFEGPEGAGKTSVISKVSQKLATDMDVITTREPGGVPTGEEIRRVVLEGNNMDIRTEAMLFAASRREHLVEKVIPALKKDKIVLCDRYIDSSLAYQGYARGIGIEEVKTLNEFAINGLYPDLTIYLDVSAEVGHQRILKNQRNQNRLDQEDKAFHEKVIEGYQRIIDSDPERFVKVNADQDLENVVEEAYQSIIKYLKNM; from the coding sequence ATGTCAGCTTTTATAACGTTTGAAGGGCCTGAAGGAGCAGGAAAAACCTCTGTAATATCGAAAGTAAGTCAAAAATTAGCTACAGATATGGATGTTATTACAACTCGTGAACCTGGTGGAGTTCCTACAGGAGAAGAAATACGTAGAGTTGTATTAGAGGGAAATAACATGGATATTCGTACTGAGGCGATGTTGTTTGCAGCCTCAAGACGTGAGCACCTTGTTGAAAAAGTTATCCCGGCATTAAAAAAAGATAAAATTGTACTATGTGATAGATATATTGATAGTTCTTTAGCTTATCAAGGATATGCAAGGGGTATAGGTATTGAAGAAGTGAAAACTTTAAATGAATTTGCAATAAATGGATTGTATCCTGACTTAACTATTTATTTAGATGTAAGTGCTGAAGTAGGACATCAACGTATCCTTAAAAATCAACGTAATCAAAACCGTTTAGATCAGGAAGATAAGGCGTTTCATGAGAAAGTGATTGAAGGTTATCAGAGAATTATCGATAGCGATCCTGAACGTTTTGTTAAAGTAAATGCGGATCAGGATTTGGAAAATGTTGTTGAAGAAGCTTACCAATCTATCATCAAATATTTAAAAAATATGTGA
- a CDS encoding aminotransferase class I/II-fold pyridoxal phosphate-dependent enzyme, with translation MEKPITNKLEELIDNKVISMHVPGHKNMTIGNLNQLKINMDMTEITGLDDMHQPEDIILESMTHFKKHDDYDAFLLINGTTSGILSVIQAFSEEKGRYLISRNVHKSVFYGLDLAKAQATFTAMHQSNLTCQYVEPILEDVIEDYKLGICTYPNYYGETFNIGNFINKLHDNGIPVLVDEAHGAHFDLEGFPTSSMNYGADYVVQSYHKTLPALTMGSVLFIHKDAPLRSQVIEYLSYFQTSSPSYLVMSSLEYAQEFYNEFKSELFFEKRKHFIKVLKKKGFNIGEPDDAVKLVVSYDGFEGYDIQRWFEDHNIFVELVDEHQILLVLPLWHENDVFPFQLLIKTINEMEIPERAEHAPKKLNLMLASSEYWAVHFPKVKEIAIHQAEGEVLAQHIVPYPPGIPVMFRGEVITTHMIKLLQHYSNLGIKVEGLKDQNILVKDE, from the coding sequence ATGGAAAAACCTATAACAAATAAACTTGAAGAGTTAATTGATAATAAAGTTATTTCAATGCATGTTCCAGGACATAAGAACATGACTATAGGAAATTTAAATCAACTAAAAATTAATATGGATATGACAGAAATTACGGGACTTGATGATATGCATCAACCAGAAGATATCATTTTAGAAAGTATGACTCATTTTAAAAAACACGATGATTATGATGCATTTTTGCTTATTAATGGGACTACTTCAGGGATACTCTCTGTGATACAGGCATTTTCAGAGGAAAAGGGACGATATCTTATTAGTAGAAATGTTCATAAATCAGTTTTCTATGGTTTAGACTTAGCAAAAGCACAAGCTACTTTTACAGCTATGCATCAAAGCAACCTAACATGTCAATATGTAGAACCGATACTAGAAGATGTGATTGAGGATTATAAGCTAGGTATTTGTACATATCCAAATTATTACGGAGAAACATTTAATATTGGAAATTTCATTAATAAATTACATGATAATGGCATTCCAGTATTAGTAGATGAAGCGCATGGCGCACATTTCGATCTCGAAGGTTTTCCAACTTCGTCTATGAATTATGGTGCGGATTATGTGGTTCAGTCTTATCATAAAACGTTACCAGCTTTAACCATGGGCTCAGTTTTATTTATACATAAAGATGCGCCTTTACGTTCACAAGTAATAGAGTATTTATCTTATTTTCAAACTTCAAGTCCCTCATATTTAGTTATGTCTAGTTTAGAATATGCTCAAGAATTCTATAATGAATTTAAAAGTGAGTTATTCTTTGAAAAGAGAAAACATTTTATAAAAGTATTAAAAAAGAAAGGATTCAACATTGGTGAACCCGACGATGCTGTTAAATTAGTCGTTAGTTATGATGGTTTTGAAGGGTATGATATACAACGTTGGTTCGAAGATCATAATATTTTTGTTGAATTAGTTGATGAGCATCAAATTTTGCTAGTATTACCACTTTGGCATGAAAATGACGTATTTCCGTTTCAATTATTAATTAAAACAATAAATGAAATGGAGATTCCTGAACGAGCTGAACATGCTCCTAAAAAATTGAATTTGATGTTAGCATCGAGTGAGTATTGGGCAGTTCATTTTCCAAAAGTAAAAGAGATAGCAATTCATCAAGCGGAAGGTGAAGTTTTAGCACAGCATATTGTGCCATATCCTCCGGGAATCCCAGTAATGTTTAGAGGAGAAGTTATCACGACACATATGATAAAATTATTACAACATTATTCAAACCTCGGAATAAAAGTTGAAGGTTTGAAAGATCAAAATATTTTAGTTAAGGATGAATAA
- a CDS encoding GNAT family N-acetyltransferase: protein MIIRALEETDLPFVHHLNNEYSIMSYWFEEPYQSLSELENLYKKHILDESERRFIIEEDEVSIGVVELLEINFIHRTCEVLIIIDPQFANRGYAKKAFKMAIDYAFLVLNMNKVYLYVDIKNEKAVHIYKSNNFEIEGTLKEHFYTRGEYRDCYVMGLLKRNWVNQHDDDLSHIR, encoded by the coding sequence ATGATTATAAGAGCTTTAGAGGAAACGGATTTACCTTTCGTACATCATTTAAATAATGAATATTCAATTATGTCATATTGGTTTGAAGAACCTTATCAATCACTTAGTGAATTAGAAAATCTTTATAAAAAGCATATTTTAGATGAATCTGAGCGACGATTTATCATTGAAGAAGATGAAGTATCTATCGGTGTAGTAGAGTTATTAGAAATCAATTTTATACATCGTACTTGTGAAGTTTTAATTATTATAGATCCTCAATTTGCGAATCGTGGTTATGCTAAAAAAGCTTTCAAAATGGCAATTGATTATGCATTTTTAGTATTAAATATGAATAAAGTATATTTATATGTAGACATTAAAAATGAAAAAGCTGTTCACATTTATAAAAGTAATAATTTCGAGATTGAAGGTACATTAAAGGAACATTTCTATACACGTGGAGAGTATAGAGATTGTTATGTGATGGGATTATTAAAGAGAAATTGGGTTAATCAACATGATGATGATTTATCTCATATTAGGTAG
- the recR gene encoding recombination mediator RecR, producing MQYPEPISKLIDSFMKLPGIGPKTAQRLAFHTLDMKEDDVVQFAKALVDVKRELTYCSVCGHITENDPCYICQDKQRDRSVICVVEDDKDVIAMEKMREYKGLYHVLHGSISPMDGIGPEDINIPALVERLKSDEVKELILAMNPNLEGESTAMYISRLVKPIGIKVTRLAQGLSVGGDLEYADEVTLSKAIAGRTEM from the coding sequence ATGCAATATCCAGAACCAATTTCTAAACTTATAGACAGTTTTATGAAACTGCCAGGCATTGGACCTAAGACGGCTCAACGTCTGGCTTTTCATACTTTAGATATGAAGGAAGACGATGTTGTTCAATTTGCTAAAGCATTGGTAGATGTTAAAAGAGAACTTACTTATTGTAGTGTTTGTGGTCATATCACTGAAAATGACCCTTGCTACATTTGCCAAGATAAGCAACGTGATCGTTCGGTCATTTGTGTTGTTGAAGATGATAAAGACGTTATAGCGATGGAAAAAATGCGCGAGTATAAAGGTTTATATCATGTTCTACATGGTTCAATATCACCAATGGATGGTATAGGTCCAGAAGATATTAACATCCCAGCATTAGTTGAGCGACTAAAAAGTGATGAAGTTAAAGAACTTATTTTAGCAATGAATCCCAACTTAGAGGGAGAATCTACAGCAATGTATATTTCGAGATTAGTGAAGCCAATTGGTATTAAAGTAACACGTTTAGCACAAGGACTATCAGTTGGTGGAGATTTAGAATACGCAGATGAAGTTACGTTATCTAAAGCGATTGCTGGTAGAACTGAAATGTAG
- a CDS encoding YbaB/EbfC family nucleoid-associated protein, with the protein MRGGGNMQQMMKQMQKMQKKMAQEQEKLKEERVAGTAGGGMVTVTVTGHKEVVDVEIKEEAVDPDDVEMLQDLVLAATNEAMNKADELTQERLGKHTQGLNIPGM; encoded by the coding sequence ATGCGCGGTGGCGGAAATATGCAACAAATGATGAAACAAATGCAAAAAATGCAAAAGAAAATGGCTCAAGAACAAGAAAAATTAAAAGAAGAACGCGTTGCTGGAACAGCTGGCGGCGGTATGGTTACTGTAACAGTTACTGGCCATAAAGAAGTTGTAGATGTAGAAATTAAAGAAGAAGCAGTAGATCCAGATGACGTTGAAATGCTTCAAGATTTAGTATTAGCTGCTACTAATGAAGCGATGAATAAAGCTGACGAGTTAACTCAAGAACGTTTAGGTAAACATACTCAAGGCTTAAACATCCCTGGAATGTGA
- the dnaX gene encoding DNA polymerase III subunit gamma/tau: MDYQALYRMYRPQSFDDVVGQTHVTKTLRNAISKGKQSHAYIFSGPRGTGKTSIAKVFAKAINCLNSDDGEPCNECAICKGITQGTNSDVIEIDAASNNGVDEIRNIRDKVKYAPSESKYKVYIIDEVHMLTTGAFNALLKTLEEPPSHAIFILATTEPHKIPPTIISRAQRFDFKAISMDQIVDRLKFVAESQSLEYDNAALEFIAKTSEGGMRDALSIMDQAIAFGDERLTLQDALNVTGSVDEAALNDLFKDVVEGNVKEAFGRYHHFISEGKEVNRLINDMIYFVRDTIMIKTSNESNESIEYDALVSFELDTLYRMIDIINDTLVSIRFSVNQNVHFEVLLVKLAEMIKAQPQTVQNMATTAVATEPDNDVLLQRMEQLENELKTLKAQGVSNSGQTQQPKKPTRTVQRSKNAFSMQQIAKVLDKANKEDIKLLKDHWQEVIDHAKSNDKKSLVSLLQNSEPAAASEDHVLVKFEEEIHCEIVNKDDEKRNNIESVVCNIVNKTVKVVGVPSDQWLRVRSEYIQNRNANGENNSESGEAQQPAQVDVAQKAKDLFGEETVHMIDED, from the coding sequence GTGGATTACCAAGCTTTGTATCGAATGTATAGACCGCAAAGTTTCGATGATGTTGTTGGACAAACACACGTCACGAAAACGTTACGTAATGCCATCTCTAAAGGTAAACAATCACATGCTTACATTTTCAGTGGACCCAGAGGAACTGGGAAGACAAGTATCGCAAAAGTGTTTGCCAAGGCGATTAATTGCCTTAATAGCGATGATGGAGAACCTTGTAATGAGTGTGCGATTTGTAAAGGTATTACTCAAGGTACAAATTCTGATGTGATTGAAATTGACGCGGCGAGTAATAACGGTGTGGATGAGATTAGAAATATAAGAGATAAAGTTAAATACGCACCAAGTGAATCCAAATATAAAGTATATATTATAGATGAGGTACATATGTTAACGACGGGGGCGTTCAACGCCTTACTTAAAACTTTGGAAGAGCCTCCTAGTCACGCGATATTTATTCTAGCGACTACAGAACCACATAAAATTCCTCCTACTATTATCTCTCGAGCACAACGTTTTGATTTTAAAGCGATTAGTATGGATCAAATTGTAGACCGCCTAAAGTTCGTAGCTGAATCACAGTCACTAGAGTATGACAATGCAGCATTAGAATTTATTGCTAAAACTTCAGAAGGTGGTATGCGTGATGCTTTAAGTATCATGGATCAAGCGATTGCTTTTGGGGACGAGCGTTTGACACTACAAGATGCGTTAAACGTGACTGGTAGCGTTGATGAAGCGGCATTAAATGATTTGTTCAAAGATGTTGTTGAGGGGAATGTTAAAGAAGCTTTTGGTAGATATCATCACTTTATTTCAGAAGGAAAAGAAGTGAATCGACTTATTAACGACATGATTTACTTCGTTAGAGATACGATAATGATAAAAACATCAAATGAATCAAATGAATCAATTGAATATGATGCTTTAGTTAGTTTTGAATTAGACACACTATATCGTATGATTGATATCATTAATGATACACTTGTTTCAATTCGTTTTAGCGTTAACCAAAACGTTCATTTTGAAGTGTTACTAGTTAAACTTGCGGAAATGATTAAAGCGCAACCACAGACTGTTCAGAATATGGCTACAACAGCTGTAGCTACTGAACCTGATAATGATGTACTGCTTCAACGTATGGAGCAACTTGAAAATGAATTAAAAACACTGAAAGCGCAAGGAGTTTCAAATAGTGGTCAAACACAACAACCGAAGAAACCTACACGTACAGTTCAACGCTCTAAAAATGCATTTTCAATGCAACAAATAGCTAAAGTATTAGATAAAGCTAATAAAGAAGACATAAAATTATTAAAAGACCACTGGCAAGAAGTGATTGATCATGCTAAAAGTAATGACAAAAAATCATTAGTAAGTTTACTCCAAAACTCAGAACCAGCGGCAGCGAGTGAAGATCATGTGTTAGTTAAGTTTGAAGAAGAGATTCATTGCGAAATTGTAAATAAAGATGATGAAAAGCGTAACAATATAGAGAGTGTAGTTTGTAATATAGTAAATAAAACAGTGAAAGTTGTTGGTGTACCTTCGGATCAATGGTTAAGAGTTAGATCTGAATATATTCAAAATCGTAACGCTAATGGTGAAAATAACAGCGAGTCAGGAGAGGCACAACAGCCAGCACAAGTTGATGTGGCCCAAAAGGCTAAAGATTTATTTGGTGAAGAAACAGTACATATGATAGACGAAGACTGA
- a CDS encoding GNAT family N-acetyltransferase: MQIFLSTLTEVDYERSLDSIEQNYDQDPEMSWKERSRVKNLRKSENYNSELEVIAKNDTNDVIGHVLLGEILLVSNNHQTTALAVGALSVQPDVREQGLGKALMQAVEERAKAEGYPAIFVHCYTEFFNHIGYVDAKQYDIVMEELGNDDTLSVKFLTSDIASLHGMTVMLPEVFD; the protein is encoded by the coding sequence ATGCAAATATTTTTAAGTACTTTAACTGAAGTTGATTATGAACGATCACTTGATAGCATTGAACAAAATTATGATCAAGACCCAGAGATGAGTTGGAAAGAACGTTCCAGAGTTAAGAATCTCAGAAAATCCGAGAATTATAATTCTGAATTAGAAGTTATTGCTAAAAATGATACGAACGATGTCATTGGCCATGTCTTATTAGGAGAAATTTTATTAGTTTCTAATAATCATCAAACTACTGCACTAGCAGTTGGAGCTTTATCAGTACAACCAGATGTGCGTGAACAAGGACTAGGAAAAGCTTTAATGCAAGCAGTAGAAGAGCGTGCCAAAGCTGAAGGGTATCCAGCAATTTTTGTTCATTGCTATACTGAATTTTTCAATCACATAGGATACGTTGATGCGAAACAATACGATATTGTTATGGAAGAATTAGGTAACGATGACACCTTAAGTGTGAAATTTTTAACTTCAGACATAGCATCACTTCATGGTATGACTGTTATGTTACCTGAAGTATTTGATTAA
- a CDS encoding glutamate synthase subunit beta: MGEFKGFMKYNKQSLSELSLVDRLSGHDAFQQRFTKEDASVQGARCMDCGTPFCQTGQLYGRETIGCPIGNYIPEWNDLVYHQDFKTAYERLSETNNFPEFTGRVCPAPCENSCVMKINRESVAIKGIERTIIDEAYDNGWVKPKYPEELKEQKVAIVGSGPAGLTAAEELNVKGYQVTVFEKAHEPGGLLMYGIPNMKLDKDVVRRRIALMKEAGIEFKTSVEIGVDISKEELEDAFDAIVLCTGSQNARDLPLEGRMGFGIHFAMDYLTEQTQYLNGEIDEVSITAKDKNVIIIGAGDTGADCVATALRENCKSIVQFNKYTKQPEEITFESNTSWPLAMPVFKMDYAHKEYEAKFGKEPRAYGVQTMRYDVDGLGRVRGLYTQVLQETSEGMVMSDGPERFWPADLVLLSIGFIGTETTIPHAFGIKTERNKIVANDIDFRTNHPKFFAAGDARRGQSLVVWAIKEGRAVARSVDQYLNKKILV, from the coding sequence ATGGGCGAATTTAAAGGATTTATGAAATATAATAAACAGTCTTTATCAGAATTGTCTTTGGTAGATCGTCTTTCTGGTCATGATGCGTTTCAACAACGCTTTACTAAGGAAGATGCCTCCGTTCAAGGTGCACGCTGTATGGATTGTGGCACACCATTTTGTCAAACAGGACAGTTATATGGAAGAGAGACTATCGGCTGTCCTATTGGAAATTATATACCAGAGTGGAACGATTTAGTATATCATCAAGACTTTAAAACGGCTTATGAAAGATTGAGTGAGACAAATAATTTTCCGGAATTTACTGGACGTGTATGCCCCGCGCCATGTGAGAATTCTTGTGTCATGAAAATCAATAGAGAATCCGTTGCAATTAAAGGTATTGAGCGTACTATTATAGATGAAGCTTATGATAATGGTTGGGTTAAACCAAAGTATCCTGAAGAACTTAAAGAGCAAAAAGTTGCAATAGTAGGAAGTGGACCTGCAGGGCTTACAGCTGCTGAAGAACTCAACGTTAAAGGGTACCAAGTGACCGTGTTTGAAAAAGCACATGAACCAGGTGGCTTATTAATGTACGGTATCCCAAATATGAAATTAGATAAAGATGTAGTACGTCGTCGTATAGCGTTAATGAAAGAGGCAGGTATAGAGTTTAAAACAAGTGTTGAGATTGGTGTTGATATCAGTAAAGAAGAGCTTGAAGATGCATTTGATGCAATTGTTTTATGTACGGGTTCACAAAATGCGAGAGATTTACCTTTAGAAGGACGTATGGGCTTTGGTATTCATTTTGCAATGGATTACCTAACTGAACAAACACAATATCTCAATGGAGAAATTGATGAAGTTTCTATTACTGCTAAAGATAAAAACGTTATTATCATAGGTGCAGGTGATACAGGCGCCGACTGTGTAGCGACTGCATTGCGTGAAAACTGTAAATCAATCGTACAATTTAACAAGTATACTAAGCAGCCTGAAGAAATTACCTTTGAAAGTAATACATCTTGGCCTCTAGCCATGCCTGTATTTAAAATGGATTATGCGCATAAAGAATATGAAGCAAAATTTGGTAAAGAACCAAGAGCTTATGGGGTACAAACAATGCGCTATGATGTAGATGGTCTTGGTCGTGTGAGAGGATTGTACACTCAAGTGCTGCAAGAGACATCTGAAGGCATGGTAATGTCAGATGGTCCAGAACGTTTTTGGCCAGCTGATTTAGTCTTATTATCAATTGGTTTTATAGGAACAGAAACAACTATTCCTCATGCGTTTGGTATTAAAACTGAACGTAATAAAATAGTTGCTAATGACATTGACTTCCGAACTAATCATCCTAAATTTTTTGCAGCTGGAGATGCTCGTAGAGGTCAAAGTTTAGTCGTATGGGCAATCAAAGAAGGTCGTGCTGTAGCACGATCTGTTGATCAATATTTAAATAAAAAAATTCTAGTGTAG